The Daucus carota subsp. sativus chromosome 9, DH1 v3.0, whole genome shotgun sequence genome window below encodes:
- the LOC108202027 gene encoding uncharacterized protein LOC108202027, translating into MAVTHDDLAPSRRGMDLRSRTGAVLMIISVVFGLICFIFSLIAEATRSQVNWASTTNGDAEKHECTYSSSGKTPLFCACGAFGALAIAMIVEHTYMLIAVSKSTDLVTWEPESNSAKNLTWQAAFFFFTTWICFAVGEILLLVGISVESGHLKNWSSSRPNCLVLKQGLFLAAGVFGLTTILLASGLYITILRVQKLLLEEEIVRRQALEAAMLYASPPRSPGHRLETLRNESPVIRQHNEHDLSLYISAFSKNLNLNSV; encoded by the exons ATGGCAGTTACTCATGATGATCTTGCCCCGAGTCGTCGAGGCATGGATTTACGCAGCAGAACTGGTGCAGTTCTGATGATCATTTCAGTTGTGTTTGGCCTAATATGCTTCATTTTCTCCCTCATTGCCGAGGCCACTCGTTCACAG GTGAATTGGGCAAGCACAACTAATGGCGACGCAGAGAAACATGAGTGCACATACAGCAGCAGTGGAAAAACGCCACTTTTTTGTGCTTGCGGTGCCTTTGGAGCCCTGGCAATCGCGATGATTGTAGAACATACTTACATGCTCATCGCAGTTAGTAAATCTACTGATTTGGTCACTTGGGAGCCTGAGTCCAACTCTGCGAAAAATCTCACATGGCAAGCTGCATTTTTCTTTTTCACAACATG GATTTGCTTCGCGGTTGGAGAAATATTACTATTAGTAGGAATAAGTGTCGAATCAGGACACTTAAAAAATTGGTCGTCTTCAAGGCCCAACTGCCTCGTCCTAAAACAAGGTCTGTTTTTAGCTGCTGGAGTATTCGGATTAACAACAATACTACTTGCTTCTGGTTTGTACATAACAATTTTACGCGTGCAAAAATTGTTACTTGAAGAAGAGATTGTGCGACGCCAGGCTTTAGAGGCGGCTATGCTTTATGCATCCCCGCCAAGGTCACCAGGGCATAGACTCGAAACGCTCAGAAACGAAAGTCCTGTAATTAGACAGCACAATGAACATGATTTGAGTCTGTATATTTCAGCATTTAgcaaaaatctaaatttaaattctgTATAA
- the LOC108203091 gene encoding uncharacterized protein LOC108203091 yields MGVDKQGSKTGGGYVGGFLHLFDWNTKSRKKLFASKSDPPERLKQKKRDDGNYLTTQLHLMDQDDSLAGSSFKGSSDYSCASSVTDDDIGGSKAPGVVAKLMGLDSLPTSNFSEAYSTPFFDSRSLKDSYYHKRSEEFNDNHPIMHSGNMFNRTQEPLRNNIDSKQQKTVSSPFKKFQTEVLPPKSAKSIPLTHHKLLSPIKSGGFHPSKNAVHIMEAAARRIESGSQVISKAKMPPVGSSVPLKVRDLKERAEAARRPLKLAETSQKPAESIAVKNIKGQSTDKNLNRSLDTKTFIASSDLAESSVGSRNKGKSVSLALQAKVNVQKRGLTPNCNRNSVGLKEQGEVTSNQIFKSQPSVQRSSHKKSHTSNPPSVLRQNNQKQNCSTEREKVASKSLPYNNIQGKKVISGDSSVGRQRSSSKNSGNSKVGSRKIGREIIDDGKDLPYSSTSVTRKKRCIDGDFNFQKDRAVVDNENNGKATQSDGVMDSKFSWAEDSKRNGMDVISFTFTAPMGRSLPVPETSRDVLEKNNAFSADFEGKKVFFNSGGTNGLRSSSVGCNVIEGDALSALLEQKLRELSLRVESSGHKTGEAGSSASSFQDQTPLKTVAKPTKLHVEGSKRGSWTDSLDEQQSPVFSSTTYEKGRISKHKLQDVEDMFDCGISSSEARKMLSCRNPSPVSILEPSIFAESCNSTDTGDSFSIEGLVSSKQCSSSVQGQDVYDIRCSKKFHVIETDAELSDSASSSSTRVVATKHANIAVIDAVRPVKWELEYVKTILCNTETMFKDVSAGRTSEIIDPRLFDQLETQKGELCLQRKVIFDCVGECMDLRFRKYVGGGYKAWEKGLSMARREDWLAEEIHREISSWEAMGDCMVDELVDKDMSSQCGRWLDFSVEASELGAEIERRILNSLLNEVISDILVL; encoded by the exons ATGGGGGTTGATAAACAAGGGTCCAAGACAGGAGGTGGTTATGTTGGTGGGTTCCTCCATCTTTTTGATTGGAATACAAAATCTCGGAAAAAATTGTTTGCTAGCAAGTCGGATCCACCAG AGCGATTGAAGCAGAAAAAAAGAGATGATGGAAACTATCTAACAACGCAGTTACATCTG ATGGATCAAGATGATAGTCTAGCTGGGTCCAGTTTTAAAGGGAGTAGTGATTATAGTTGTGCTTCATCAGTAACAGACGATGATATTGGCGGGAGTAAGGCTCCTGGAGTTGTTGCCAAGCTTATGGGATTGGATTCCTTGCCAACGTCCAACTTTTCTGAGGCCTACTCTACCCCATTCTTTGACTCGCGTTCTCTGAAAGATTCTTACTACCATAAAAGAAGTGAGGAATTTAATGACAACCATCCAATCATGCACTCTGGAAACATGTTTAATAGAACGCAGGAGCCTCTTAGGAATAACATAGATTCAAAGCAACAAAAAACTGTAAGCAGTCCATTTAAGAAGTTTCAAACTGAAGTTTTGCCTCCCAAATCAGCGAAATCAATTCCACTCACTCACCATAAGCTTTTGTCTCCTATTAAGAGTGGAGGATTCCATCCATCTAAGAATGCGGTGCATATAATGGAAGCCGCTGCTCGGAGAATTGAGTCAGGATCCCAGGTTATTTCCAAAGCAAAAATGCCTCCAGTTGGGTCTTCAGTTCCCTTGAAAGTCAGGGATTTAAAAGAGAGAGCGGAAGCTGCCAGAAGACCTTTAAAGCTTGCTGAAACTTCTCAAAAACCAGCTGAATCAATTGCTGTCAAAAATATCAAGGGACAATCCACTGATAAGAATTTGAATAGATCGCTAGATACAAAGACATTTATAGCTTCCTCAGATTTAGCAGAAAGTTCAGTTGGCTCGCGGAATAAGGGGAAATCTGTATCACTTGCACTCCAAGCAAAGGTTAATGTTCAGAAAAGAGGACTAACCCCTAATTGCAACCGAAATTCAGTTGGTCTGAAAGAACAGGGTGAAGTAACGTCAAACCAGATCTTTAAAAGTCAGCCGAGTGTGCAAAGGAGTTCACATAAGAAGTCTCATACAAGTAATCCTCCATCCGTACTTAGGCAGAATAATCAAAAACAAAACTGCTCTACTGAGAGAGAAAAGGTGGCTTCAAAATCACTGCCTTATAATAATATACAAGGTAAAAAGGTGATATCTGGAGATTCTTCAGTTGGGCGGCAGAGAAGCTCGAGTAAAAATTCTGGAAACAGCAAAGTTGGTTCCAGAAAGATTGGGCGTGAGATAATTGATGATGGTAAAGATCTTCCGTATTCCAGTACAAGTGTCACCAGGAAGAAACGGTGTATAGATGGAGATTTTAACTTTCAGAAAGACCGGGCTGTTGTTGACAATGAAAATAATGGAAAGGCAACTCAATCTGATGGTGTGATGGACAGTAAATTCAGTTGGGCCGAAGACAGCAAAAGAAATGGAAtggatgttatttcttttacATTTACAGCTCCAATGGGGCGCTCTTTGCCTGTTCCTGAGACCTCTAGGGatgttttggaaaaaaataatgCCTTTTCAGCAGATTTCGAAggtaaaaaggtattttttaaCTCAGGTGGTACTAATGGTTTAAGGTCGTCTTCAGTGGGATGTAACGTAATAGAAGGTGATGCTTTAAGTGCTCTACTAGAACAAAAGCTTAGAGAATTAAGTCTTCGGGTAGAGTCTTCCGGTCATAAAACAGGAGAAGCTGGTAGTTCTGCTTCAAGTTTTCAGGATCAGACACCACTAAAGACAGTAGCAAAGCCAACAAAATTACATGTTGAAGGAAGCAAAAGAGGGTCTTGGACAGACAGCTTGGATGAACAACAGAGTCCTGTATTTTCTTCAACTACTTATGAAAAAGGACGCATTAGCAAACATAAGCTTCAG GATGTGGAAGATATGTTTGATTGTGGTATAAGCAGTAGTGAAGCCAGAAAAATGCTCAGCTGTCGAAATCCAAGTCCAGTCTCTATTCTTGAACCTTCTATCTTTGCAGAAAGTTGCAACTCTACAGATACAGGAGATAGTTTTAGTATAGAAG GTCTTGTTAGCAGCAAGCAGTGTTCTTCATCAGTTCAAGGACAAGATGTATATGACATAAGGTGTTCAAAGAAATTCCATGTAATAGAAACTGATGCAGAGTTATCAGATTCAGCGTCTTCATCATCTACCAGAGTTGTGGCTACCAAGCATGCGAATATAGCGGTGATCGATGCTGTCAGACCAGTGAAATGGGAACTGGAATACGTAAAAACAATATTATGCAACACTGAGACGATGTTTAAGGACGTTTCAGCTGGTCGGACATCTGAAATCATAGACCCCCGTCTTTTTGATCAGCTAGAAACTCAAAAAGGAGAGCTCTGTTTACAACGGAAAGTTATATTTGATTGTGTTGGCGAATGCATGGACTTGAGATTCCGAAAGTATGTGGGTGGAGGATACAAAGCATGGGAGAAAGGACTGTCAATGGCAAGAAGAGAGGACTGGTTGGCAGAGGAAATTCATAGGGAGATTTCCAGCTGGGAAGCCATGGGGGATTGCATGGTAGACGAGCTCGTCGATAAGGATATGAGCAGTCAATGTGGAAGGTGGCTCGACTTCAGTGTCGAAGCATCTGAACTAGGAGCAGAAATCGAGCGCCGGATACTGAATTCTTTGCTCAATGAAGTTATCTCCGATATCTTGGTACTCTAG
- the LOC108200235 gene encoding AMSH-like ubiquitin thioesterase 3, protein MRPSAKSINIDAVARKIDVDNRIPLRNYYRIADNLLKQANIYRGEKNIIDLYIILLRYSSLVSETIPFHRDYQVLYPKERSNHRKKLLALIGELESLKPEFHRQVDELKKANDSSQYQIESTDVTPYASISPLEWPHVSSKSSLSFEKKLPSSTTLVSTWKQNNTSSQVWPSNSIDVQFQNLSVNLPRPKNETLSRHSFLGQTGLKGQWQGPTAEMKVHYPKYTDLTSDETSSSNQTILYDHGAVNGLASTVNGSNAMESVLSLNDGRWSIPGEKFFPPANDGRNNLPVGIIRQPSPPPVLAQVQTEHVPISPSRVADPRPGPVKPFQEGASTTASYQHLHIPIKLMEDFLRLAQKNTAKNLETCGVLAGSLKNRVFHITTLIIPKQESTSDSCQTLNEEELFEVQDKYSLFQLGWIHTHPSQTCFMSSVDLHTHYSYQVMLPEAIAIVMAPTDESSPHGIFHLSDPSGVNVMRNCQQRGFHPHEEPEDGSPLYEHCSHVYINQNLSCDVVDLR, encoded by the exons GCTAATATTTATAGAGGAGAGAAGAACATAATTGACTTGTATATAATACTTCTTAGATACTCAAG TTTGGTGTCTGAAACTATACCGTTCCATCGAGATTACCAGGTTTTGTACCCTAAAGAACGATCTAATCACAGGAAG AAATTGTTAGCATTGATTGGTGAATTGGAATCTTTGAAACCTGAGTTTCATCGTCAAGTGGATGAACTCAAAAAGGCCAATGATTCTTCTCaatatcaaattgaaagcacggATGTAACTCCATATGCATCAATATCACCTTTGGAGTGGCCGCATGTCAGTAGTAAATCTTCTTTGAGCTTCGAGAAAAAGCTG CCAAGCAGTACAACACTTGTGTCTACTTGGAAGCAGAACAATACTAGCAGTCAAGTTTGGCCATCAAACTCAATTGATGTGCAATTCCAAAATTT ATCAGTAAATTTACCTCGTCCAAAGAATGAGACGTTATCTAGACATTCATTTCTGGGGCAAACTGGTCTCAAAGGTCAATGGCAGGGGCCTACTGCGGAGATGAAG GTTCATTATCCAAAGTACACTGATCTGACTTCTGATGAGACTTCAAG CTCGAATCAAACTATATTATACGATCATGGAGCAGTGAACGGTCTTGCTTCTACTGTCAATGGGTCCAATGCCATGGAATCAGTGCTCTCTCTTAATGATGGTAGATGGTCAATTCCCGGTGAGAAGTTTTTCCCACCAGCTAATGATGGAAGGAACAATCTGCCTGTAGGCATCATCAGACAACCTTCTCCACCGCCTGTTCTTGCTCAAGTCCAAACAGAGCACGTTCCAATTTCTCCTTCAAGAGTTGCTGATCCAAGACCTGGACCTGTAAAACCATTCCAGGAAGGAGCATCTACTACTGCATCGTACCAGCATTTGCATATT CCAATTAAGTTGATGGAAGATTTTTTGAGGCTGGCACAAAAGAATACTGCAAAAAATCTGGAAACTTGTGGTGTGCTTGCTGGTTCACTG AAAAACAGAGTGTTCCATATTACTACACTTATTATACCAAAGCAGGAATCGACTTCGGACTCG TGTCAGACATTAAATGAAGAAGAGCTTTTTGAGGTTCAAGACAAGTATTCTCTTTTTCAACTTGGCTGGATTCAT acTCACCCTTCACAAACCTGTTTTATGTCGTCAGTTGATCTGCACACTCATTACTCATATCAG GTCATGTTACCAGAAGCAATTGCAATTGTCATGGCTCCTACAGATGAATCTAG TCCACATGGCATATTTCACCTATCAGACCCAAGTGGAGTTAATGTTATGCGAAATTGTCAGCAGCGTGGTTTTCATCCTCATGAGGAGCCTGAGGATGGCAGTCCACTTTATGAGCACTGTTCTCATGTTTATATAAACCAGAATTTGAGCTGTGATGTTGTAGATCTGCGGTGA